From Budorcas taxicolor isolate Tak-1 chromosome 19, Takin1.1, whole genome shotgun sequence, the proteins below share one genomic window:
- the CCDC47 gene encoding PAT complex subunit CCDC47, protein MKGFHAFCVVLLIFGSVSEAKFDDFEDEEDIVEYDDNDFAEFEDVAEDSATESPQRVITTEDDEDETTVELEGQDESQEGDFEDADTQEGDTESEPYDDEEFEGYEDKPDTSSSKSKDPITIVDVPAHLQNSWESYYLEILMVTGLLAYIMNYIIGKNKNSRLAQAWFNTHRELLESNFTLVGDDGTNKEATSTGKLNQENEHIYNLWCSGRVCCEGMLIQLRFLKRQDLLNVLARMMRPVSDQVQIKVTMNDEDMDTYVFAVGTRKALVRLQKEMQDLSEFCSDKPKSGAKYGLPDSLAILSEMGEVTDGMMDTKMLHFLTHYADKIESIHFSDQFSGPKILQEEGQPLKLPDTKRTLLFTFNVPGSGNTYPKDMEALLPLMNMVIYSIDKAKKFRLNREGKQKADKNRARVEENFLKLTHVQRQEAAQSRREEKKRAEKERIMNEEDPEKQRRLEEAALRREQKKLEKKQMKMKQIKVKAM, encoded by the exons ATGAAAGGCTTCCATGCTTTCTGTGTTGTCCTTTTGATATTTGGGAGTGTCTCTGAAGCCAAGTTTGATGATTTTGAGGATGAGGAAGACATCGTAGAGTATGATGATAATGACTTTGCTGAATTTGAGGATGTTGCGGAAGATTCCGCCACTGAATCTCCTCAACGGGTGATCACCACtgaagatgatgaagatgagACCACTGTGGAGTTGGAAGGGCAGGATGAAAGCCAAGAAGGAGACTTTGAAGATGCAGATACCCAG GAGGGAGATACCGAGAGTGAACCATATGATGATGAAGAATTTGAAGGTTATGAAGACAAACCAGATACTTCTTCTAGCAAAAGTAAAGACCCAATAACAATTGTTGAT GTTCCTGCACACCTCCAGAACAGTTGGGAGAGTTATTATCTAGAGATTTTGATGGTGACTGGTCTGCTTGCCTACATCATGAATTATATCATCGGGAAGAATAAAAACAGTCGCCTTGCTCAGGCCTGGTTTAACACTCACAGGGAGCTTTTGGAGAGCAACTTTACCTTAGTAG GGGATGATGGAACCAACAAGGAAGCCACCAGCACAGGAAAGCTGAACCAGGAGAATGAGCACATTTACAACCTGTGGTGTTCTGGCCGGGTGTGCTGTGAGGGGATGCTTATCCAGCTGAGG ttcctcaagaggcaggactTACTGAATGTCCTGGCCCGGATGATGAGGCCAGTGAGTGATCAAGTG caaataaaagTAACTATGAATGATGAAGACATGGATACCTACGTGTTTGCTGTTGGTACTCGGAAAGCCTTGGTGCGACTACAGAAAGAGATGCAAGATCTG AGTGAGTTTTGCAGTGACAAACCCAAGTCAGGAGCGAAGTATGGACTGCCTGACTCCTTGGCCATCCTGTCAGAGATGGGAGAAGTCACAGATGGAATGATGGACACAAAG atgcttcaCTTTCTTACACACTATGCTGACAAGATTGAATCCATTCATTTTTCAGACCAGTTCTCTGGTCCAAAAATTCTGCAAGA GGAGGGTCAGCCTTTAAAGCTGCCTGATACTAAGAGGACACTATTGTTTACATTTAATG tgcCTGGCTCAGGTAACACTTACCCAAAGGATATGGAGGCTTTACTACCCCTGATGAACATGGTGATTTATTCTATTGATAAAGCCAAAAAGTTCCGACTCAACAGAgaa GGCAAACAAAAAGCAGACAAGAACCGAGCTCGAGTGGAGGAGAACTTCTTGAAGCTGACACACGTGCAGAGGCAGGAAGCAGCCCAGTCCcggcgggaggagaagaaaagagcCGAGAAGGAGCGAATCATGAATGAGGAGGATCCCGAGAAGCAGCGCAGGCTGGAG gAAGCTGCTTTGAGGCGTGAGCAAAAGAAATTGGAGAAGAAGCAAATGAAGATGAAACAAATCAAAGTGAAAGCCATGTAA